In Dasypus novemcinctus isolate mDasNov1 chromosome 10, mDasNov1.1.hap2, whole genome shotgun sequence, one DNA window encodes the following:
- the MS4A1 gene encoding B-lymphocyte antigen CD20 — translation MTTPRNSMSGTLPAESMKVPVAMHPIQKASPRMMSLPGGPTQRFFMRESKALGAIQIMNGLFHIALGGILMVPMGMYAPICVIVWYPLWGGIMYIISGSLLAAAETNPRNSLVKGKMVMNSLSLFAAISGIIFLIMDIFNITMSHFLKIESPNLINAAMPYINVYNCEPAMPFEKNSTSTQYCYNIRSVFLGILAVMLIFSFFQKLVTGGIAENDWKILCSRPKANIVLLSAEEKKEQVIEIKEEVVELTETSSQPKNEEDIEIIPVQEEVEETEINFPEPPQDQESSPTENDSSP, via the exons ATGACAACACCCAGAAATTCAATGAGTGGAACTCTCCCAGCAGAGTCTATGAAAGTCCCTGTTGCCATGCATCCTATTcagaaagcaagtcccaggaTGATGTCTTTGCCGGGGGGACCCACACAACGCTTCTTCATGAGGGAATCTAAGGCTTTGGGA gctatCCAGATCATGAACGGGCTCTTCCACATTGCCCTGGGGGGTATCCTGATGGTCCCCATGGGGATGTATGCACCCATCTGTGTCATTGTCTGGTACCCTCTCTGGGGAGGCATTATG TATATCATTTCTGGATCACTCCTGGCAGCAGCGGAGACAAACCCCAGGAATAGTTTG GTCAAAGGGAAAATGGTAATGAACTCATTGAGCCTCTTCGCTGCCATTtctggaataatttttttaatcatggaCATATTTAATATCACAatgtcccattttttaaaaattgagagtcCAAATCTTATTAATGCTGCTATGCCATATATTAATGTATATAACTGTGAACCAGCTATGCCCTTTGAGAAAAACTCTACATCTACTCAATACTGTTACAACATACGATCTGTGTTCTTG GGCATTTTGGCAGTGATGCTGATCTTCTCCTTCTTCCAGAAACTTGTGACAGGTGGTATCGCTGAGAATGACTGGAAAATACTGTGCTCCAGACCCAAAGCT AACATTGTTCTCCTGTcagctgaagagaaaaaagaacaagtgattgaaataaaagaagaagTGGTTGAGCTAACTGAAACATCTTCCCAGCCAAAGAACGAAGAAGACATTGAAATTATTCCAGTCCAAGAAGAGgtagaagaaacagaaataaacttTCCAGAACCTCCCCAAGATCAGGAATCCTCACCAACAGAAAATGATAGCTCTCCTTAA